One Candidatus Eremiobacteraceae bacterium genomic region harbors:
- a CDS encoding BON domain-containing protein has product MEARLQALRAIASIPVIALALSLVDCGQNGTDKARSAGDDALLAAQVQVTIAGIDAATVGLVHVSSSNGVVTLTGKIANMGERAAIDKAARSVKGVETLDDQVVVDASAPTAAEIEADLALSAKVHGALVAQTGVNAADIHVDVHRGVVTLTGHVPSPAHKAVVDQTVHGVKGVTSVVDKLAIVK; this is encoded by the coding sequence ATGGAAGCACGTTTGCAAGCTCTGCGCGCGATCGCGAGCATACCAGTTATCGCGCTGGCTCTGTCGCTCGTCGACTGCGGTCAGAACGGAACCGATAAGGCGCGCTCGGCTGGAGATGACGCACTGCTCGCCGCTCAGGTGCAAGTGACCATCGCCGGCATCGACGCCGCGACGGTCGGTCTCGTACACGTCTCCAGCAGCAACGGTGTCGTGACGCTCACCGGCAAGATCGCGAATATGGGTGAACGCGCAGCTATCGACAAGGCGGCGCGCAGCGTCAAGGGCGTCGAGACGCTCGACGATCAAGTCGTCGTCGATGCATCTGCGCCGACGGCGGCAGAAATCGAAGCAGATCTGGCGCTATCGGCGAAAGTGCACGGCGCGCTCGTCGCGCAGACGGGTGTCAACGCGGCGGACATCCACGTCGACGTGCATCGCGGCGTCGTGACGCTGACGGGGCACGTGCCATCGCCGGCGCACAAGGCGGTCGTTGATCAAACGGTCCACGGCGTCAAAGGCGTGACATCGGTGGTCGACAAACTCGCGATAGTCAAGTAG
- a CDS encoding molybdopterin-binding protein: MAAKRSAAAVTDGGAPHATPFAEAVRTWWTHLRDAGCPDRLAAEAIALHDAVGRAPAHVTRTKEPCPTYRAAAMDGFAVRAADLRDASAANPKRLTLGTDATPVDTGAKVPRDKDAVIPIEAVVVDGQTIVVAERIAIGKHVRLPGDDVPPGVAIGWPGVALRPVDCAALIASGCTTIDVVRKPRLTVIPSGDEVVAAGAPSKPGSVIDSNSPMIAAAARALGAEVTVTAVIADDDGALLDALTDAVANSDVVALLAGSSNGARDRGARTIERVGAIDVRGVATRPGRPVILGHSGGVAIVNLPGYPASCHFAFEAYVAPLLRRLGGFADTQARRARLARDVDTDGSRDEWPLATVLTAPGSPRAIVDPLPDIGGGLYRLARADARFRLRSGTAHHVRHVAVEWTPLRESDDTSMPLFAGPYDPLIEELAALAGFRCRWTADESGEALEEGTADAAGIIVRDGSFERVQARLGKGRTLLVIGSRREGIAKARSASHSSTGAAVELERRTSEDPWETAASIAAGMRTSARTTKFLAEQFALAFEEGKPALYAIVWEDGPGHRFPWAIAVPAALGAVASASGALGWEYIGMGSEVG, encoded by the coding sequence GTGGCCGCTAAGCGCTCCGCCGCGGCCGTGACGGACGGCGGCGCGCCGCACGCGACGCCGTTCGCCGAGGCCGTGCGGACGTGGTGGACGCACCTGCGCGACGCCGGATGTCCGGATCGACTTGCGGCCGAGGCGATCGCGCTCCACGACGCCGTCGGGCGCGCGCCCGCGCACGTCACGCGCACGAAAGAACCCTGTCCGACGTATCGTGCTGCTGCGATGGACGGTTTCGCGGTGCGCGCCGCCGACCTCCGCGATGCGTCGGCGGCAAATCCAAAACGCTTGACGTTAGGCACTGATGCGACGCCGGTCGACACCGGCGCGAAGGTGCCGCGCGACAAGGACGCGGTGATCCCGATCGAGGCTGTCGTGGTCGACGGTCAGACGATCGTCGTGGCAGAGCGCATCGCGATCGGAAAACACGTTCGCCTCCCGGGTGACGACGTGCCCCCAGGAGTCGCGATCGGTTGGCCGGGCGTCGCATTGCGTCCGGTCGATTGCGCCGCGCTCATCGCGAGCGGCTGCACGACCATCGACGTCGTGCGCAAGCCGCGTCTCACCGTCATCCCGAGCGGCGACGAGGTCGTCGCGGCGGGAGCCCCTTCGAAGCCCGGCTCCGTCATCGACAGCAATTCGCCCATGATCGCCGCAGCCGCGCGCGCGCTCGGCGCGGAGGTCACGGTGACGGCTGTCATCGCCGATGACGACGGCGCGCTTCTCGATGCATTGACGGACGCGGTCGCCAACTCCGACGTCGTCGCGCTGCTGGCCGGCTCTTCGAACGGCGCGCGCGATCGCGGCGCGCGCACGATCGAACGGGTCGGTGCGATCGACGTCCGCGGCGTCGCGACGCGACCTGGGCGGCCGGTGATCCTCGGACACAGCGGCGGCGTCGCGATCGTCAACCTGCCCGGCTATCCGGCGTCGTGCCATTTCGCTTTCGAAGCGTACGTCGCGCCGCTGCTCCGAAGGCTCGGCGGTTTCGCCGATACGCAGGCGCGGCGCGCACGACTCGCGAGAGATGTCGACACGGATGGTTCGCGCGACGAATGGCCGCTCGCGACGGTGCTCACCGCGCCCGGCAGCCCGCGCGCGATCGTCGATCCGCTGCCGGACATCGGCGGCGGCCTCTATCGTCTCGCGCGCGCCGACGCGCGCTTTCGTCTGCGAAGCGGCACGGCGCATCACGTGCGTCACGTGGCCGTCGAATGGACGCCGCTGCGCGAAAGCGACGACACATCGATGCCGCTTTTCGCCGGTCCATACGATCCGCTCATCGAGGAGCTCGCCGCGCTCGCGGGATTCCGCTGCCGGTGGACGGCTGACGAGAGCGGCGAGGCGCTCGAAGAAGGTACGGCCGATGCCGCAGGCATCATCGTGCGCGACGGTTCATTCGAGCGCGTCCAAGCACGTTTGGGAAAAGGTCGCACGCTGCTCGTCATCGGGTCGCGCCGGGAGGGTATCGCTAAAGCGCGCAGCGCAAGCCACTCGAGCACTGGTGCGGCCGTCGAGCTCGAGCGTCGGACCTCGGAGGACCCCTGGGAAACGGCCGCATCGATCGCGGCCGGAATGCGCACGTCGGCGAGGACCACGAAATTCCTCGCGGAACAGTTCGCGCTTGCGTTCGAAGAGGGCAAGCCGGCGCTTTATGCGATCGTGTGGGAGGACGGGCCGGGTCATCGCTTTCCTTGGGCGATCGCCGTTCCGGCGGCGCTCGGAGCGGTTGCCAGCGCTAGCGGTGCCCTCGGATGGGAATACATCGGTATGGGCTCGGAGGTCGGATAA
- the glp gene encoding gephyrin-like molybdotransferase Glp has protein sequence MEVPRNRVTIAEALAAMAEVPLRRARTVRVSVRDAVGRTLAGPIQAVEDVPPFSRSRVDGYAVIADDVAGASRERPATVRVVGEVAMGAAPPGPIARGQAMRISTGGALPPGSDAAVMIEDTEEYDRIATVRDASDAEHNITRSGADVRRGDLLFDSATVLTPARVGMLAGAGIDTIDVYERPRVGMLLTGDELVAPGDPIHPGEIRDINRFSLAGALAAMGFEPVQYDRVPDIRTTFEAAFKRALDECDAVVISGGSSAGERDFTPDVVQAAGPPGVIVHHVRAKPGRPTVLGAVGDKPVIGLPGNPVSALVMLETLGKPILLRMLDRMPNDVAVRAILSQTIDVSPTLEHRIPVALHRDNGEVRARPLFGTSAMMHILAFADALVTVPLGIGRIDAGTSVDAWPLSAPPRP, from the coding sequence ATCGAGGTCCCGCGCAACCGCGTCACCATCGCCGAAGCACTTGCGGCGATGGCTGAGGTCCCACTCCGCCGCGCTAGAACTGTCCGCGTGAGCGTGCGTGACGCCGTCGGGCGTACGCTCGCAGGCCCGATCCAGGCCGTCGAGGACGTGCCTCCGTTCTCGAGATCGCGCGTCGACGGCTACGCCGTCATCGCAGACGATGTCGCCGGTGCATCGCGGGAAAGACCTGCGACGGTGAGAGTCGTCGGCGAAGTGGCGATGGGCGCCGCGCCGCCGGGCCCGATCGCGCGCGGTCAGGCCATGCGCATCTCGACCGGGGGCGCCTTGCCGCCCGGCTCCGATGCTGCGGTCATGATCGAGGATACGGAAGAGTACGATCGCATCGCGACCGTACGCGACGCTTCCGATGCCGAGCACAACATCACCCGCAGCGGCGCCGATGTGCGCCGCGGCGATCTGCTCTTCGATTCGGCGACAGTTTTGACGCCGGCTCGCGTCGGGATGCTCGCGGGCGCCGGGATCGATACGATTGACGTCTACGAACGGCCGCGCGTCGGCATGCTGCTCACCGGCGACGAGCTCGTCGCGCCGGGCGATCCCATCCATCCCGGAGAGATCCGGGATATCAACCGTTTCTCGCTCGCGGGGGCGCTTGCGGCGATGGGGTTCGAGCCCGTGCAGTACGATCGCGTTCCCGATATCCGCACGACATTTGAAGCAGCCTTCAAACGCGCGCTCGACGAGTGCGATGCGGTCGTCATCTCGGGCGGATCGTCGGCGGGCGAGCGCGACTTCACCCCCGACGTCGTGCAGGCCGCCGGGCCGCCCGGCGTCATCGTCCATCACGTCCGGGCGAAACCCGGTCGTCCGACCGTGCTCGGTGCGGTCGGCGACAAGCCCGTGATCGGACTTCCCGGCAATCCCGTTTCCGCGCTCGTCATGCTCGAGACTTTGGGCAAGCCGATCTTGCTGCGGATGCTCGACCGAATGCCGAACGACGTCGCCGTGCGAGCGATCCTCTCGCAGACGATCGACGTGAGCCCGACGCTCGAACACCGCATTCCGGTCGCGCTCCATCGCGATAACGGCGAGGTCCGCGCGCGGCCCCTGTTCGGCACGTCGGCGATGATGCACATCCTCGCGTTCGCCGACGCGCTTGTCACCGTGCCGCTCGGCATCGGCCGCATCGACGCCGGCACGAGCGTCGACGCGTGGCCGCTAAGCGCTCCGCCGCGGCCGTGA
- a CDS encoding type IV pilus twitching motility protein PilT — MDDLLKATVEKGASDLHLVVGSPPMIRLHGRLEPLTTDNVSPAVAQELIMSITKKEETDALIEHREVDFAYSLPGVSRFRVNACYQRDSISAVMRAIPGLPPALEEMDLPPIVAEVTKKPRGLVVVTGPTGSGKSTTLAAMINFINRREAVRIVTIEDPIEFLHQNIKAVISQREVGRDTLSFKNALRSALRQDPDVILVGEMRDLETISLALTAAETGHLVFGTLHVTSAPESINRIVDVFPPEAQEQVRLQLAGVLEAVFTQTLVPRVTGDGRVCAMEILVGTPGVRNLIRENKPAQMMNAIQTGSSVGMMSLEKSLAAFVADGRISLEAALEKSSHPDELKRMCSESAPKTRFASNF, encoded by the coding sequence ATGGATGACTTGCTGAAGGCGACCGTCGAGAAGGGAGCTTCCGACCTACATCTCGTCGTCGGCAGCCCGCCGATGATCCGGCTTCACGGCCGTCTCGAACCGCTCACGACGGATAACGTGTCGCCGGCTGTCGCGCAAGAGCTCATCATGTCCATCACCAAGAAGGAAGAGACCGATGCGCTCATCGAGCATCGCGAGGTCGACTTCGCGTACTCGCTGCCTGGTGTGTCGCGCTTCCGCGTCAACGCGTGCTATCAGCGCGACAGCATCAGCGCCGTCATGCGAGCGATTCCCGGCCTGCCGCCGGCGCTCGAGGAGATGGACCTCCCCCCGATCGTCGCCGAAGTGACGAAGAAACCGCGCGGACTTGTCGTCGTCACGGGCCCGACGGGATCGGGCAAATCGACGACGCTCGCCGCGATGATCAACTTCATCAACCGTCGTGAGGCGGTACGGATCGTCACGATCGAAGACCCGATCGAATTCCTCCATCAGAACATCAAGGCGGTCATCAGCCAGCGCGAAGTCGGACGCGATACACTCTCGTTCAAGAACGCGCTTCGCTCCGCGCTTCGCCAGGATCCCGATGTCATACTCGTCGGTGAGATGCGCGATCTCGAGACGATCTCGCTCGCGCTCACCGCTGCCGAAACGGGCCATCTCGTCTTCGGTACGCTTCACGTCACGTCCGCACCGGAGTCGATCAACCGCATCGTCGACGTCTTCCCGCCCGAGGCGCAGGAGCAAGTGCGCCTACAACTCGCGGGCGTGCTCGAAGCGGTTTTCACGCAGACGCTCGTTCCGCGTGTCACCGGCGACGGCCGAGTATGCGCGATGGAGATCCTCGTCGGCACACCCGGCGTGCGCAACCTCATCCGCGAGAACAAGCCCGCGCAGATGATGAACGCTATCCAGACCGGCTCGTCGGTCGGCATGATGTCGCTCGAGAAGAGCTTGGCGGCGTTCGTCGCTGACGGTCGGATCTCGCTCGAAGCGGCGCTCGAGAAATCGTCGCACCCCGACGAGCTCAAGCGGATGTGTTCGGAGAGCGCTCCGAAGACGCGCTTCGCCTCCAACTTCTAA
- the serS gene encoding serine--tRNA ligase produces MLDRALIRENPDRVRRALGRRQLSSAVVDEYLEIDQRWRAAVTALDVLKSERNKLSAEFAAAKGKAPDVLAALREQSTKIGERIKEREHEATALDVRLAALLANVPNVLADDVPDGADERANVQLRAHGTPPALGFEPRPHWEIGERLGILDFERGVSLARSRFTVLTGLGARLNRALVNFFLERNTAAGFTEIAPPLLVNRESVEATGHLSKFSDLMFSVEDGSLFLSPTSEVQLVNLHRGETLENGALPKLYTAYTACFREEAGAAGKDTRGLIRQHQFEKVELVSLCRPEESAAIHERIVALAESLLRALELPHRVMLLSSGDTGFASQKTYDIEVWLPAQNTYREISSCSNCGDFQARRANIRYRPGPKSRPEFVHTLNGSALAVGRTLVAILENYQQADGSVRVPHVLKPYMNGVDVIA; encoded by the coding sequence ATGCTCGACCGCGCGCTCATAAGAGAAAATCCAGACCGCGTCCGGCGCGCGCTGGGCCGCCGCCAGCTTTCGAGCGCCGTCGTCGACGAGTATCTCGAAATCGATCAGCGTTGGCGCGCCGCCGTCACCGCGCTCGACGTCTTGAAGTCCGAGCGCAATAAGCTCTCGGCCGAGTTCGCCGCGGCAAAAGGGAAAGCGCCCGACGTGCTTGCGGCGCTGCGCGAGCAGTCCACGAAGATCGGCGAGCGCATCAAAGAGCGGGAGCACGAAGCGACCGCGCTCGATGTGCGGCTCGCCGCGCTGCTCGCCAACGTGCCGAACGTCCTCGCCGACGACGTGCCCGACGGCGCCGACGAACGCGCGAACGTCCAGCTGCGGGCCCACGGCACGCCGCCGGCGCTGGGATTCGAGCCTCGCCCGCACTGGGAGATCGGCGAGCGGCTCGGCATACTCGATTTCGAACGCGGCGTATCGCTCGCGCGCAGCCGCTTCACGGTTCTCACCGGCCTCGGGGCGCGGCTAAACCGTGCGCTCGTCAACTTCTTCCTGGAACGGAACACGGCGGCAGGGTTCACGGAGATCGCGCCTCCTTTGCTCGTCAATCGGGAGAGCGTCGAGGCGACCGGTCACCTATCGAAGTTCAGCGACCTCATGTTCTCGGTCGAAGACGGCTCGCTGTTCCTCTCGCCGACGTCGGAGGTGCAGCTCGTCAATCTCCATCGCGGCGAGACGCTCGAGAACGGCGCCTTGCCGAAACTCTACACGGCCTATACGGCGTGCTTCCGCGAAGAGGCCGGCGCCGCTGGCAAAGATACGCGCGGACTGATCCGCCAGCACCAGTTCGAAAAAGTCGAACTCGTCTCGCTGTGCCGCCCCGAGGAGAGCGCTGCGATCCACGAACGGATCGTCGCGTTAGCCGAAAGCTTGCTACGCGCGCTCGAGCTGCCGCACCGCGTGATGCTCCTGTCTTCCGGCGATACCGGGTTCGCGTCGCAGAAAACGTACGACATCGAAGTCTGGCTGCCCGCGCAGAACACGTATCGCGAGATCTCGTCGTGCAGCAATTGCGGCGATTTCCAAGCCCGGCGCGCCAACATCCGCTATCGCCCCGGACCGAAATCGCGACCGGAGTTCGTCCATACGCTCAACGGCTCGGCGCTCGCCGTCGGGCGGACGCTTGTCGCGATACTCGAGAATTATCAACAGGCCGACGGATCGGTCCGCGTTCCCCATGTCCTCAAGCCGTACATGAACGGCGTCGACGTCATCGCCTGA
- a CDS encoding zinc-dependent metalloprotease, with translation MRRFFYATLAVLALFVAPATVRADDSGGGGGPAPYADFTKGAQAQRGLFTVWRKDGKVFLELSPKQLDVDFIQTAVPRNGIGGYFFFNGSTDFAPARLIRFTKVDDKVAISWPNTDFIATNDSAALAISQTFASSTVDVAPIASTDDATGDVVFDASPFLGDILDIATTLKNVLNVQDPENGYRLDPQRTYFGPTKAFPDNVLIEADQTFASDLPNVIDNVPDPRSLLIKVDYNIASAPDNSDFMPRLADDRVGYFDNTHLEFGNDNVRSRDVRYIIKWDQQPSDPSKRVSPSKHPLVFYLSSTIPPEYRPAVRDALLTWNKAFLPLGISDAIVVKEQPDPSVDPTWDADDIRYNVVRWLTESNSGGFAEAQLVYDPRTGQEFHTGIVIDADLMQFGSISYPFEVQPNVTATKTFSGTEALYAQGMRREASFGIEALQMMGLMSYQVPSQYKYDFLKSIVLHESGHDMGLQHNFIGSDDYTQKELQDKSFTSRYGVATSVMEYSPINLWPKGYHQGDFYQLTLGPYDYYVIHWGYAKIAGARSPQDEVRTLNSWASAWSDPRYRFASDEDVAWADAHAVDPRVNHWDLSNDTLGWCDTRIKLASDLINGLDKRFPQAGQSYEEARDAFGVAMGEYLTCAVMPEHFIGGEWLSRAHAGDPKSSAPLTPEPRSEEQRAFSMLDHYVFGDSAWQFSPKLLNGMTYAEWSPFWENGSWAYNPSDRHDIPVAELAEGIQDQELHIMFQPLMLNRIDDMSLRSKPGQTMSLTDLFSWTQASVFGDLRGKQIGSISLIHRSEQQSYTALLSSLLLTPAPGTPYDAQALARLELTDLQSNLRSALASTKLDTMTRAHLEDLQVRVGRTLDARTVVPAGG, from the coding sequence ATGAGACGATTTTTCTATGCGACGCTGGCGGTGCTCGCGCTCTTCGTCGCGCCCGCGACCGTAAGAGCCGATGATTCGGGCGGTGGCGGTGGACCCGCGCCGTATGCCGATTTCACGAAGGGCGCCCAGGCCCAGCGCGGATTGTTCACCGTGTGGCGCAAGGACGGCAAAGTGTTCCTCGAGCTCTCGCCCAAGCAGCTCGACGTCGACTTCATCCAGACGGCGGTACCGCGCAACGGCATCGGCGGCTACTTCTTCTTCAACGGCTCGACCGATTTCGCGCCCGCGCGTCTCATCCGCTTCACGAAGGTCGACGACAAAGTAGCGATCTCATGGCCGAACACCGATTTCATCGCGACGAACGATTCCGCGGCGCTCGCGATCTCGCAGACGTTCGCGTCGTCGACCGTCGACGTCGCGCCGATCGCCTCGACTGACGACGCGACCGGCGACGTCGTCTTTGACGCGTCGCCGTTCCTCGGCGACATTCTCGACATCGCCACGACGTTGAAGAATGTCCTTAACGTCCAAGATCCGGAGAACGGCTACCGGCTCGATCCGCAGCGCACGTACTTCGGCCCGACGAAGGCGTTCCCGGACAACGTCCTCATCGAGGCCGATCAGACCTTCGCATCCGATCTGCCGAACGTCATCGATAACGTTCCCGACCCGCGCTCGCTGCTCATCAAGGTCGACTACAACATCGCAAGCGCGCCGGACAACTCCGACTTCATGCCGCGGCTCGCAGACGATCGCGTCGGCTACTTCGACAACACGCATCTCGAGTTCGGTAACGACAACGTCCGCTCGCGCGATGTGCGCTACATCATCAAGTGGGATCAGCAGCCGTCGGATCCGAGCAAACGCGTTTCGCCGTCGAAACATCCGCTCGTCTTCTACTTGAGCAGCACGATCCCGCCGGAATACCGGCCGGCGGTGCGCGACGCGCTCCTCACCTGGAACAAGGCGTTCCTACCGCTCGGGATCAGCGACGCCATCGTCGTCAAGGAGCAGCCGGATCCGTCCGTCGACCCGACTTGGGACGCCGACGACATCCGCTACAACGTCGTCCGCTGGCTCACCGAGAGCAACAGCGGCGGCTTCGCGGAAGCTCAGCTCGTCTACGATCCGCGCACTGGCCAGGAGTTCCACACGGGCATCGTCATCGACGCGGATCTCATGCAGTTCGGAAGCATCTCGTATCCGTTCGAAGTGCAGCCGAACGTCACCGCGACGAAGACGTTCTCCGGCACGGAGGCGCTCTACGCGCAAGGCATGCGGCGTGAGGCGAGCTTCGGCATCGAAGCGCTCCAGATGATGGGGCTGATGAGCTACCAGGTACCCTCGCAATACAAGTACGACTTCCTCAAATCGATCGTGCTCCACGAGTCCGGCCACGACATGGGCCTGCAGCACAATTTCATCGGCTCCGACGACTACACGCAAAAAGAGCTGCAAGACAAGTCGTTCACGTCGCGCTACGGCGTCGCGACGTCGGTGATGGAGTATTCGCCGATCAACTTGTGGCCGAAGGGCTACCACCAGGGCGACTTCTACCAGCTGACCCTTGGTCCATACGACTACTACGTCATCCACTGGGGCTACGCGAAGATCGCCGGGGCACGCTCGCCGCAAGATGAGGTTCGGACCCTCAACAGCTGGGCGTCGGCTTGGTCGGATCCGCGCTATCGCTTCGCGTCAGATGAAGACGTCGCGTGGGCAGATGCGCACGCCGTCGACCCGCGCGTCAACCATTGGGATCTGTCCAACGATACGCTCGGCTGGTGCGACACGCGCATCAAGCTCGCGAGCGATCTCATCAACGGTCTCGACAAACGCTTCCCGCAGGCGGGCCAGTCGTACGAAGAAGCGCGCGATGCGTTCGGCGTCGCGATGGGCGAGTATCTGACGTGCGCGGTCATGCCCGAGCACTTCATCGGCGGAGAATGGCTGTCGCGCGCGCATGCAGGCGACCCGAAAAGCAGCGCGCCGCTGACGCCGGAACCGCGCAGCGAAGAACAGCGCGCCTTTTCGATGCTCGACCACTACGTCTTCGGCGACAGCGCGTGGCAGTTCTCGCCGAAGCTTCTCAACGGCATGACGTACGCCGAGTGGTCGCCGTTCTGGGAAAACGGCTCATGGGCGTACAACCCGTCCGACCGCCACGACATCCCGGTCGCCGAGCTCGCGGAGGGCATCCAAGACCAGGAACTCCATATCATGTTCCAGCCGCTCATGCTCAACCGCATCGACGATATGTCGCTGCGCTCGAAGCCGGGTCAGACGATGAGCCTCACCGATCTCTTCTCGTGGACGCAAGCGAGCGTCTTCGGCGATCTGCGCGGCAAGCAGATCGGATCTATCTCGCTCATCCATCGCAGCGAGCAGCAGAGCTATACGGCGCTGCTTTCAAGCTTGCTGCTCACCCCCGCGCCGGGGACGCCGTACGACGCGCAAGCGCTCGCGCGGCTCGAGCTCACCGACCTCCAGTCGAACCTGCGGTCGGCGCTCGCATCGACCAAACTCGACACGATGACCCGTGCGCACCTCGAAGACCTCCAAGTCAGGGTCGGGCGGACGCTCGACGCGCGGACGGTCGTTCCCGCGGGCGGCTAG